The segment CATGACGGTAACCGACCCGAATATGACTCGCTTTCTCATGTCTCTCGAGGACTCGGTCGATCTCGTTTTGCATGCGTTTGAGCACGCGCAGCAAGGCGATATTTTTGTCCAGAAAGCTCCGGCTGCAACGGTTGCCGACCTTGCGGCCGCACTCAAGAGGCTTTTCTCTAGCGATTCGGCTATCAAGGTAATTGGTACTCGCCATGGTGAAAAGCTGTATGAGTCGCTAATTTCCAGAGAGGAAATGGCAAAGGCTGAGGATATGGGGCGATATTATAGAATTCCTGCAGATAATCGTGACCTCAACTACAAAAAGTACTTTGTTGAGGGGGAGGCGGAGATATCTGCATTGGATGATTATACCTCTCACAATACTGAGCGATTGGCAGTTGAAGAGATTTGCGAGGTTCTTCTTAAGCTCGATTATATCCAGGATGAGCTCAATGCTTAAGGTAATGACATTGGTTGGCACACGGCCTGAGTTGATAAAGCTTAGTCGGGTAATCGCTGAGCTAGATGAACATATTGATCATGTGCTTGTGCATTCTGGGCAGAATTATGATTATGAGTTGAATCAAGTCTTCTTTGATGAACTGGCAATCAGGCGACCTGATCACTTTCTTGGTGTTACAGGTGGGTCAGCTGCGAAGGTAATCGGCGACGTAATTTCCAGAGCTGACGATATTCTGGCTCTTGAGAAGCCTGATGCTCTGCTTCTTTATGGTGATACCAATACGTGCTTGGCAGTGGTTGCGGCCAAGCGGCGAAAGATCCCGGTATTTCATATGGAGGCGGGAAACCGCTGCTTTGATCAGCGAGTCCCGGAAGAATTGAATCGCAAGGTGCTGGACCACCTGAGCGATATTAATATGGTGCTTACTGAGCACGCGCGCCGCTATTTAATTGCTGAAGGTATTCGACCTGAGACGATCATAAAGACTGGATCGCACATGGAGGAAGTGCTGGATTACTATATGGAAAGTATCCTTGCTTCCGATGTTTTGGTTCGTGAAGAGTTGGCAGATGGAAACTTCTTTCTCGTCAGCACTCATCGAGAAGAGAACGTTGATTCGGTTGAGAATCTTCAGGATTTGTTGTGTACATTGAGGGTGCTAGCAGATACTTATCAGTTTCCAGTGGTGGTTTCCACTCATCCGCGGACTCGCAAGCGCTTGGAGGCTATGGAAGAAGGGTTCGACCATCCTCTGGTTCGCTTTGTCAAGCCTTATGGATTCCTTGACTACATCAAGCTTCAGATGTCTGCATTCTGTGTATTGTCTGATAGCGGAACTATTACCGAGGAGGCATCACTCCTGAACTTGCCTGCGATAACGATTCGAAATGCCCACGAAAGGCCTGAGGGCATGGATGAGGGTACGTTGATCATGAGCGGTCTGAAAGCGGATCGGGTACTGGAAGCAGTTAGCGTCGTCACGAAGCAGTACACCCGGGATCGTCGAATTATTCCTATCGTCCCTGATTATCAAGGGGGGGCGGTCTCAAAACAGGTTCTGCGAATATTGCTCAGTTACACTGACTACATTAATAGAACTGTTTGGTCGAAACCCTGATGGTGTATTGGGCAGCGTTATGCGTATCTTATTGACTGGCGCCTCTGGCTTCATTGGTTCTGCGCTATTGGTGCGTATCTCCATGGCGGCTGATTTCCAGTTGACAGTCGCAACTCGGAGGCCTCTATCAGATCTCTCGCCTGAGGTGAAGTCAAGACTGGTTCCGTCTCTGGATGCCGAAGCTGATTGGCGGCCTGCCTTGAGCGGCGTCGATGTCGTCATTCATGCAGCTGCGCGCGTGCATGTCATGAACGAACGTTCGGATGACCCGCTAGCTGAATTTCGCAAGGTCAATGTCGACGGAACCATGTGTCTGGCTCGCCAATCTGCGGCAGCTGGTGTGCGGCGTTTCATCTTTTTAAGTTCGATCAAGGTAAATGGTGAGTGGACTTCATCTGGCTCTCCCTTTATCGCGGATGCCAAGCCGGCACCCAGCGACCCCTATGGCGTTTCAAAGATGGAAGCGGAGCAGGCCTTGAAAGACCTAGCCTCTGAAACCGGTATGGAAATAGTGATTATCCGTCCGCCTTTGGTGTATGGCCCTGGGGTAAGAGCCAATTTCCTGAGCATGATGCGCTGGCTATACAAGGGCATTCCGCTGCCGTTCGGTGCTATCAATAATCGACGTAGCCTCGTCGCACTGGACAATTTGGTGGACTTGATCCTCGCGTGCGTTCGGCATCCCGGTGCGGCGAACCAGACGTTTCTGGTCAGCGATGGAGAGGATCTTTCCACTACCCAACTACTCCGGCGAATGGGAGCATCGCTGGGAAGGCCAGCGCGCTTGCTGCCGATACCTGAACATCTGTTAAGCATCGCTGCCAGATTGCTCGGTCGTAAGGCATTGGCACAGAGGCTTTGCGGATCCCTTCAAGTGGATATCAGTAAGACTCGTGAATTGCTCAGTTGGTCTCCTCCAGTCAGCGTCGAGCAGGCGCTGAACCAGACCGCTAAGCATTTTCTGGATAATCGACTCAAATGATCATCTTGTGGTTATTGCTGGCAGTCGTTGGTGTTTCGCTCGTCATGACTGGCGTGCTGCGTAAGTACGCCCTATCCCGTAGCCTGCTGGACGTACCCAATTCCCGTAGCTCCCACGCAGTGCCTACTCCTCGCGGGGGAGGAGTGGCTATCGTGCTCGCGTTTCTGGCGGTACTTCCTATTCTGGGATGGATGTCAATTCTCACTTGGCCTGTAGTTGTTGCGCTGCTTGGAGCGGGACTGCTGGTGGCAATGGTTGGATTTCTCGACGATCACGGCCACGTTCCTGCTCGTTGGCGGCTGTTAGGCCATTTTTCCGCCGCGGTCTGGGCTCTGTGGTGGTTCGGGGGGCTTCCGCAGTTCGTCATCTTCGGTACCTTGATTGATCCGGGTTGGTTCGGGAATGTCGTTGCAACGATCTATCTTGTGTGGCTGTTGAATCTCTATAACTTCATGGATGGGATTGATGGCATAGCTTCCGTCGAAGCCGTCTGTACCTGCTTGGGTGGCGCAATGCTCTATTGGCTGGTGGGACGAGCTGACCTGGCAATTGTCCCGCTGCTGCTCGGATTGGCAACCGCGGGTTTTCTGTATTGGAACTTCCCGCCAGCACGGATCTTCATGGGCGACGCGGGTAGCGGATTCCTTGGAATTTCTCTGGGCCTGCTGTCCATCCAGGCAGCTTGGGTTTCTCCTGATCTGCTTTGGAGTTGGATCATTCTGCTTGGTGTATTCGTGGTGGACTCCACCTGGACCCTGATGCGTCGCTTGCTGCGGGGGGATAAGGTTTATGAAGCGCACCGCAGTCACGCGTATCAATACGCTGCACGCAAACTAGGGAAACACCTTCCAGTTACTCTGGCTGTAGCGGGAATCAATTTGTTCTGGTTGCTTCCTATTTCGCTGTGGGTTGCGGTAGGAACGTTGGATGGTCTTGTGGGAGTGGTGCTGGCGTACCTCCCGCTCCATGTGCTGGCTATTCGCTATCGAGCTGGGGAGAAGGAATGAAGGTCGTCGCAGTTTGTCACCCTTCCCGAATTGAAAACTGTCTTCCTCTAGGGGTGGCTAGGTAGTGCCATCTAAGTAGATGAAGAATGGTGAGTGTATTTGGCAGATAGAATCAGTCGGGAGTGATCAGCAAATCATTGGAGATTGCGATTCTTCAGAGATGAACTTCTCGACGTAACGAAAGGCGAGAACTAAATTGAAGGATCTGTTATTGTTCAAGTGTTCTGAGAAAGAACCGGAGTGCTGGAAGGGATGACGGACATGCTGCGCGTATGGCTATTAGGTTTACCGCGCCGATACAAGCGGTTGCTCCAGGTGGCCACCGACATTGTTTTGGTGTTTGTGGCCTTATGGCTAGCATTCATTGTTAGGTTGGGTATAGACGAGCCGTTGGACGCTTTCACTCGACATGCTTGGCTATTTCTGGCTGCTCCACTCGTCGCAATCCCAGTGTTTATCAAGTTTGGAATGTACCGCGCAGTGATGCGCTATTTCGGTAATGACGCACTCATCGCCATATTCAAAGCGGTGAGTCTCTCATCCCTGGTACTCTCATTGATCGTATATTGGTATCGGGATGCTACTGCGGTCGTGCCGCGATCAATCGTATTCAATTACTGGTGGCTCAGCATGATACTGATTGGAGGCCTTCGCTTGGCTATTCGTCAGTACTTCATGGGCGACTGGTATGTGGCGAGCCAACAGGTGCCTTTCATCAACAAGTCTGACTCTTTGCCAAAGGTAGCGATTTATGGCGCCGGCGCAGCGGGGAATCAACTGGTTGCCGCTTTGCGGATGGGTAGGGCCATGCGCCCGGTCGCATTCATCGATGATGACAGCGACATTGCTACGCGGGTGATAGCGGGATTGCAGGTGTATAAGCCGAAGCATATCCAGCAGATGATCGAGCAGACAGGGGCCGAAGAGGTGTTGCTGGCTATACCGTCCGTGTCGCGTGGGCGGCGTAGGGAGATTCTTGAGGAGCTCGAAAGTTTCCCCCTGCATGTGCGCAGTGTTCCGGGTTTCATGGACCTGGCCAGCGGGCGCGTGAAAGTCGATGACATTCAGGAAGTGGATATTGCAGACCTGCTGGGGCGTGATTCGGTTCCGCCGCGACAGGAGCTCTTCGAGCGCTGCATCCGCGGGAATGTTGTGATGGTGACTGGTGCCGGGGGTTCCATTGGTTCCGAGCTTTGCCGGCAGATCATGGGGTGTGGCGCGAAAACGCTCCTGCTCTTCGAGCACAGCGAATTCAATCTCTACAACATCCAGATCGAACTCGAGGGGCGAATCCTTCGCGAGTCGCTGAGCATCAAGTTGGTTCCGATCCTGGGGTCCGTCCGCAATCTGGGTCGCCTCATAGACGTCATGCGAACCTGGAAGGTGGATACTGTCTATCACGCTGCTGCCTACAAACACGTGCCGATGGTCGAGCACAACGTGGCAGAGGGTGTGCTCAACAACGTGATGG is part of the Pseudomonas lalkuanensis genome and harbors:
- the wecB gene encoding non-hydrolyzing UDP-N-acetylglucosamine 2-epimerase, with translation MLKVMTLVGTRPELIKLSRVIAELDEHIDHVLVHSGQNYDYELNQVFFDELAIRRPDHFLGVTGGSAAKVIGDVISRADDILALEKPDALLLYGDTNTCLAVVAAKRRKIPVFHMEAGNRCFDQRVPEELNRKVLDHLSDINMVLTEHARRYLIAEGIRPETIIKTGSHMEEVLDYYMESILASDVLVREELADGNFFLVSTHREENVDSVENLQDLLCTLRVLADTYQFPVVVSTHPRTRKRLEAMEEGFDHPLVRFVKPYGFLDYIKLQMSAFCVLSDSGTITEEASLLNLPAITIRNAHERPEGMDEGTLIMSGLKADRVLEAVSVVTKQYTRDRRIIPIVPDYQGGAVSKQVLRILLSYTDYINRTVWSKP
- a CDS encoding MraY family glycosyltransferase, with protein sequence MIILWLLLAVVGVSLVMTGVLRKYALSRSLLDVPNSRSSHAVPTPRGGGVAIVLAFLAVLPILGWMSILTWPVVVALLGAGLLVAMVGFLDDHGHVPARWRLLGHFSAAVWALWWFGGLPQFVIFGTLIDPGWFGNVVATIYLVWLLNLYNFMDGIDGIASVEAVCTCLGGAMLYWLVGRADLAIVPLLLGLATAGFLYWNFPPARIFMGDAGSGFLGISLGLLSIQAAWVSPDLLWSWIILLGVFVVDSTWTLMRRLLRGDKVYEAHRSHAYQYAARKLGKHLPVTLAVAGINLFWLLPISLWVAVGTLDGLVGVVLAYLPLHVLAIRYRAGEKE
- a CDS encoding UDP-glucose 4-epimerase family protein produces the protein MRILLTGASGFIGSALLVRISMAADFQLTVATRRPLSDLSPEVKSRLVPSLDAEADWRPALSGVDVVIHAAARVHVMNERSDDPLAEFRKVNVDGTMCLARQSAAAGVRRFIFLSSIKVNGEWTSSGSPFIADAKPAPSDPYGVSKMEAEQALKDLASETGMEIVIIRPPLVYGPGVRANFLSMMRWLYKGIPLPFGAINNRRSLVALDNLVDLILACVRHPGAANQTFLVSDGEDLSTTQLLRRMGASLGRPARLLPIPEHLLSIAARLLGRKALAQRLCGSLQVDISKTRELLSWSPPVSVEQALNQTAKHFLDNRLK
- a CDS encoding polysaccharide biosynthesis protein, which codes for MTDMLRVWLLGLPRRYKRLLQVATDIVLVFVALWLAFIVRLGIDEPLDAFTRHAWLFLAAPLVAIPVFIKFGMYRAVMRYFGNDALIAIFKAVSLSSLVLSLIVYWYRDATAVVPRSIVFNYWWLSMILIGGLRLAIRQYFMGDWYVASQQVPFINKSDSLPKVAIYGAGAAGNQLVAALRMGRAMRPVAFIDDDSDIATRVIAGLQVYKPKHIQQMIEQTGAEEVLLAIPSVSRGRRREILEELESFPLHVRSVPGFMDLASGRVKVDDIQEVDIADLLGRDSVPPRQELFERCIRGNVVMVTGAGGSIGSELCRQIMGCGAKTLLLFEHSEFNLYNIQIELEGRILRESLSIKLVPILGSVRNLGRLIDVMRTWKVDTVYHAAAYKHVPMVEHNVAEGVLNNVMGTLYTAQAAVQVGVENFVLISTDKAVRPTNVMGSTKRLSEMVLQALSKESAPVLFGDSEAVHRVNKTRFTMVRFGNVLGSSGSVIPLFREQIRRGGPVTVTHPNITRYFMTIPEAAQLVIQAGSMGQGGDVFVLDMGQPVKIAELAEKMIHLSGLTVRSERNPNGDIAIEFTGLRPGEKLYEELLIGDNVSPTEHPMIMRANEEHLPWDSFRRVLSELFSAVEGDDYVRVRQLLRETVNGYTPEEEIVDWIHQQRRIEPSSSRN